The DNA segment TTTTAAGCGGCCCACCATGCCATCCTAGAGCCTGCGCTTCCTTTTTGGTTATATAGTTGCTTGGAAGCTTATGATACTCCTTGATGTATGCCGCAACCTCGTCTACAGTACAGTACTGGCCGTCTTCATCAACGCTTACAGATGATGAATCGTCCCCGAACTTTAAAAAATCAAAAAATCCTGCACTTACGCTGCCTATGGTAAACAGCGCAATGACAAGTGCAATGATTAATACCAGTTTCTTGTTCATTTAATCAACTCTATATATTCGCTAATAGCTTCCTTATAATCCCTTAACGGTTCAAATCCGTTTTCAATCCATTTCTCATTTTTCAATACTGAATAGCTTGGTCTAGGTGCCGGCCTTGAAAATTCAGATGCGGTAACAGGAATTACTTTAACATCCCTTTCGGCAATTTTGAAGATGTATCGTGCAAATTCACACCATGAACAGCTTCCGGAGTTTGTAAGGTGGTATATTCCGTAGTAATCTGTTTCAATCAGCTGTGAAATTCCATAGGCCAGATCAGGAGTGTATGTTGGTGTTCCAACCTCATCGTAAACAACTGTGATTTCCGGATGATTTTCGGCCAACTCAAGCATTGTCCTCGGGAAGTTTTTGCCGTTGATTCCATAAAGCCATGCTGTCCTTACTATGAAAAATTTGTCCAGTATTTCCTGAATGGCCTCTTCTCCCTGAAGTTTGCTTTTGCCGTAAACGCTGATAGGACCTATTTCACCATCTTCGGCAATAGGATCCCTTGCACTTCCGTCAAAAACATAGTCAGTACTTACATGAACGAGCGGACAGTCGACTTCCCT comes from the Methanobrevibacter sp. genome and includes:
- a CDS encoding ribonuclease domain-containing protein, yielding MNKKLVLIIALVIALFTIGSVSAGFFDFLKFGDDSSSVSVDEDGQYCTVDEVAAYIKEYHKLPSNYITKKEAQALGWHGGPLKNYAPGKSIGGDTFTNRQHVLPDSDAKYIECDINANGTARGAERIVYNSGDFKVYYTSDHYNTFKEV
- the rfbD gene encoding dTDP-4-dehydrorhamnose reductase — encoded protein: MKILITGSNGMLGHDLEEVLKDSHELVLTTSKTLDITDKDKTMKIIKENKPDVVINSAAYTDVDGCETNQDLAYAVNGEGVRNLALACREVDCPLVHVSTDYVFDGSARDPIAEDGEIGPISVYGKSKLQGEEAIQEILDKFFIVRTAWLYGINGKNFPRTMLELAENHPEITVVYDEVGTPTYTPDLAYGISQLIETDYYGIYHLTNSGSCSWCEFARYIFKIAERDVKVIPVTASEFSRPAPRPSYSVLKNEKWIENGFEPLRDYKEAISEYIELIK